TGGATCCGACGATGTACGGCGGCGACAACGCGTTCGCCCAGATGATTGACCAGACGCTGGCCAATCCCAAAGGTTGGACCCACGATCGGCAATTTGGGTTCATCCGGATCGACGGAACCGACAAGGCGAAGCCCGACTTCCGTATATCCCTGGTGTCACCGCTGACGGTGCGTGAAGGGTGCGGTTACGAGTTCCGGCTCGAGACCTCCTGTTACAACCCGTCATTCGGAGCGGACCGGCAAGCACGCGTCTTCATCAACGAGGCTCGCTGGGTGCGCGGAGCCGTCCCGTTCGAAGGCGATGTCGGGTCCTACCGTCAGTACGTGATCAATCACGAGGTCGGCCACGCCATCGGGTACCTGCGTCACGAGCCGTGTGACAAGCAGGGTGGACTGGCGCCGGTGATGATGCAGCAGACGTTCTCCACGTCCGACGATGACGCAGCCAAGTTCGACCCCGAATGGGTGAAGGCGGACGGCAAGACTTGCCGATTCAATCCGTGGCCATACCCGATCGCCTGACCACGGGCCCGACCCCGGGAAACAACACCGCCGGTCTGGGTGTTGATCTCATTGCCGTCGATTCGGACAGCTGCTGTGATGGTCATAGACGATGTCCTGACAGCGCCCTGACAGCGCCCTGACAACCGCCTTCACAAGTTGAATCGCAAGGAAGACCGAGGAGATGTTCGGTGTCGACATCGCTGCCGCCCCTAGTTGAGCCCGCACCAGCGCTGAGCCGTGAAGAGGTGGCCCGTTACAGTCGCCATCTCATCATTCCCGACCTGGGTGTCGACGGCCAGAAGAGACTCAAGAACGCACGGGTGCTGGTAATCGGCGCGGGCGGGCTCGGATCACCGACACTGCTGTATCTGGCCGCCGCAGGCGTCGGCACCATTGGCATCATCGACTTCGACGTCGTCGACGAGTCCAACCTGCAGCGCCAGATCATTCATGGCGTCGCCGACATCGGACGGTCCAAGGCCCAGTCGGCACGTGACTCGATCGTCGCGATCAATCCGTTGATCGACGTGCAACTGCACGAGTACCGGCTCGAGCCCGGCAACGCCGTCGACCTGTTCAGGCAGTACGACCTGATCCTGGACGGCACTGACAACTTCGCCACCCGGTATCTGGTCAACGACGCGGCGATACTGGCCGGCAAACCGTACGTGTGGGGTTCCATCTACCGTTTCGAGGGCCAGGTTTCGGTGTTCTGGGAGGACGCGCCCAACGGGATGGGGCTCAACTACCGCGACCTGTATCCGGAGCCGCCGCCGCCCGGCATGGTTCCGTCCTGTGCAGAGGGTGGCGTGTTGGGCATCATCTGCGCGTCGATCGCGTCGGTGATGGGAACAGAAGCGATCAAGCTGATCACCGGGCTCGGTGAGACGCTGTTGGGCCGGTTGATGATCTACGACGCGCTGGAGATGACCTACCGCACGATCAGGATCCGCAAGGACCCGTCGACGCCCAAGATCACCGAGCTGGTCGATTACGAACAGTTCTGCGGCGCGGTGTCCGACGATGGCGCTCACGCGGCCAGCGGATCCACGATCACCCCGCGGGAATTGCGCGCGCTGATGGATTCCGGCAAGAAACTGGCGCTGATCGATGTCCGCGAGCCAGTGGAGTGGGACATCGTGCACATCGACGGAGCGACACTGATTCCGCAGTCGTCCATCAAGTCGGGTGAGGGTCTGGCCAAGCTGCCCCAGGACCGGATGCCGGTGCTCTACTGCAAAACGGGTGTGCGTTCCGCCGAGGCGTTGGCCGCGGTGAAGAAGGCCGGATTCGCCGACGCGGTGCACCTGCAGGGCGGAATCGTGGCGTGGGCCAGGCAAATGCAGCCCGACATGGTGATGTACTGAGCGGGATACCGACGCTGGTCCAGACGGCCGACCGTGCCCGATTTGTCGGGCTCCTCCGCGGGTCGTGTCGACCCGCATCGTGTTCCCATTAGGCTGACCCGTGTGAGTGTCGAGCCACCGCCCGAGCACGTACTGGCGGCGTTTGGTTTGACCGGTGTGCAGCCCGCCTCGTTGGGTTCCAGCTGGGAAGGCGGCTGGCGGTGTGGCGAAGTGGTGTTGTCCATGGTGGCCGACCACGCCCGCGCGGCCTGGTCGGCGCGGGTGCGCGAAACCTTGTTCGTCGACGGGGTCCGGTTGGCCCGGCCGGTCCGCTCGACCGACGGCCGGTACGTGGTTTCCGGCTGGCGGGCAGACACTTTCGTCGCCGGCACTCCGGAGGCCCGACACGATGAAGTCGTCTCGGCGGCGGTACGCCTGCACGAGGCCACCAGCAAGCTGGAACGGCCACGCTTCCTGACCCAGGGGCCCACGACGCCGTGGGCCGAAGTAGACGTCTTCATCGCCGCCGACCGCGCGGCATGGGAAGAGCGGCCGCTGCAGTCCATTCCGCCCGGTGCCCGGTCGTCCTCGCCGACGGCGGATGCCGATCGATCGATCGATCTGATCAATCAACTTGCCACGCTGCGCAAGCTGACTAGGAGCCCCAACCAGGTGGTGCACGGGGATCTGTACGGCACAGTGCTTTTCGTGGGAGCAGCGGCACCCGGGATCACCGATATCACGCCGTACTGGCGGCCCGCTTCGTGGGCGGCAGGGGTGGTCGTAGTCGATGCGCTGTCGTGGGGAGAGGCCGATGACGGACTCATCGAGCGGTGGAGCGCGCTGCCGGAATGGCCACAGATGTTATTGCGCGCGTTGATGTTTCGGCTGGCGGTGCATGCGCTGCATCCGCGTTCTACGGCCGAGGCGTTTCCCGGCCTGGCCCGCACCGCGGCGCTGGTCCGGCTAATGCTCTGACAGCGCGGGTGGGAACTCGTAACGCACCTGGCCCAGCGGGACCCTGCCGTCGGTGCTGAGCACACCTTCGGCACGCAACAGCTCCAATTGCCGTGTGGTTAAGTGCCGCGCCGGGCGTCCGGAGGCGGTGATCACCCGGTGCCAGGGCAAATCCGCGGAGTCGGTCCGCATGATCCAGCCGACGATGCGTGGACTGGAAAGTCCAGCCACCGAGGCGATGTCGCCGTAGGTCGCGACCCTGCCGGGCGGTATGGCCGCAACCAGCAAGCGCACCCGCTCGATCTGCTCGTCGGTCACCGGTGCCATGGCGAGGGCGTTGCCAGGTGTTGGCGGATCAGCGCTGCAACGTCGGCGGGCTTGGCTTGAGGCACCATGTGCCCACAGTCGAATTCGTGCAGCACAAGATCGGCTCCCAGCCGTTGACCGAGGGCGGCGACGAGTTCGTCGCTGACATACCGCGGATCCGCCCGCCCCGCGCGCACCAGCGTTGTCGGGGTTCCGGCTGGAGGCAGCACGATGTCCCGAGCGAGCTCGCTCCAATAACACACCATTGCCGGCAGACTCATCCGCCAGCTATACCGTCCGTTCGGCAACACGACGAGGTGCTCCGCGAGTTCGGCGTCGAGCACGGCGGGGTCCACATCGGCCCAGGCTCCCGTCGCCTTCTCCGCGCGCGCCGCGGCCGGGTGGGGGTAATCGGGGAACGCCACCATCCCATCGACCACCTCGCGTACCCGCGATCCATCCAGACCGACCGCCGGATCGAGCAACACCAGCGCTGATACCAGATCCGGACGGACCGCCGACAGCCGCAACGCGACAGCACCGCCGAACGAGTGTCCGACCACCACAACCGGTCCGTCGGCTTGTTCATCGAGCAGTGCGGCCAGCGCCGACACATTGGCATCGATGGTCCACGGGGCCGCCCACGATGACCTGCCGTGACCCAGCAGATCAGGAGCGGCGATGGTGGTCTCGGGCAAGCGGTCGGCCAAGAGTTCCCAGCACTGCCCATGCTCGGTGACCCCGTGAATCGTCAGCACCTGGACAGGGCCGGACGGACCGTAACGGTGGACGTGCAGGTCGGCAGACACGTGTCGATGGTGCCAGGCCAGATCACTGCGGGCGGTCGAAGGGGCTCGGGGCGCCGGCACGCTAGCCGTAATGGTCCGCGTCGTCGTCCGACACCGGAACGATATAGGCCTGATCGATCACGTCGGCTTCGTTGGCTTCGCGATCCGCGGCATCGCTCAGGTAGGCGGTGTCCAACCCCGCTTCGTCGTCGAAATCGGCGGTGCGGTGCTGCTCCGCCGCGTCCGCTTCGGGAATCTGATCCTGCGGACCTACTCCGTCGGCCTTGCCCATAATCGATACTCCTGCTGTAGCTCTGCGGCTGCCGGCCGGCCTCGTTGACCTGCAGTCCGGCCTGCAGTCTGGTGTCGTCGCACGGCGACTGCGTTTTGGCGGCTTGTCGCTGGGTCTTCCAGAACTTCCCGATCAACCATTCGGACCAGTGGCGAGTTACCTGCATTGTGCCACCTGCTCGACGGTTCGCTGCGGTGCCCTATCGCCTCGGGCCCGCCGCGGTGGCGGGCCACTCGGTGGAGGCTGGCTGCTGTGGGGTTCGCCGTCACTGAAATGCGCTGTACGCCAGGACGATCGAGAACAGCTGCGGGTAATGGATCGGAAAAAATTTCGGTTCTCATGGTTGCGCGCGACCGGTCGGGGTGGTATATAGAACCTATGACCATCAACATAGATAATCGTTGCGACTAGGAGGCGAAATATGGTGTTGATGCGTTCAGATCCATTCCGCGCTTTCGACCGTTGGACCGAGCAAGTGCTGGGCACTCCGGCGCGCCCGGCCGTTATGCCGATGGATGCCTGGCAGGAGGAGGGCCAGTTCATCGTCGAATTCGACCTACCGGGCGTGGACCCTGACTCGCTGGACCTTGACGTCGAACGCAATGTGCTCACGGTGCGCGCGAAGCGACCTGATGTGGATCGCGAGCACGAGATGGTCGCGGCTGAGCGGCCGCGCGGCGTCTTCAGCCGGCAGTTGTTCCTGGGCGACACCCTCGACACCGACAGAATCGAGGCCAGCTACCACGACGGCGTGTTGCGCCTGACCATTCCGATCGCGGAGAAGGCCAAACCGCGCCGTATCGAGATCGGCCACAACGGGGAGCGCACGCCGATCAATGCCTGACGGCATCCGTTGCCAGCCACTCCGACATTTGGTTGAAACGGATCTCGACGAGGAGGTGATGACGCCGGATTGACATCTGTTTGACGCTTGCGGCCCTCCGTGCCGTCTGTCGCCACAATCGACGCGCGACTGAGTCTGTAACCGCAGCGCATTGCCACCCAACGTGGTTGAGGTGAGGCTACGCGGAGGGTAGCCGTAGAAGTGGGCGCGCCCGAGACGGCGCGCCCACTTCCAGCAGCAACCCGCCACCACTCACCAAAAGCGCGGTGCTACTCCATGATCGACCCGTACGCAGTCCTTGGCGTTCCGCCTACGGCAACGCAGACCGAAATAACCCATGCCTACCGGCGCCAATTGCGCAGGTGCCACCCGGACTTGCGGTCCGGCGAACCGGACTCGGGCGCCGACGAACGGCTGCGGCATGTTCTGGCAGCCTACCGCGTGTTGCGCGATCCGCAGCAGCGCAACGACTACGACCGCGCGATTGCTCGCGTTCGGAAACACCGGCCGCCCGCTCGAATTGCGGTCAGACGCGATGGCTCTGCCCACGTCGGTGCGGCACTGTGGGCGGGACCTGTGCGCTGGCATCGGTGAAGACGGCCGGCTGCTGCAGGCCGCGTTCGATCGCCGCTGAGGCCGCTCGATCGGTTGAGGCGAAACCATCCCGGGCTTCACCGGCTCTGGCCGCCAGAGCTTGTCAGACCCTCGTGGTTGCATGCGGCTATGTCATTGAGCTGGGGTGCCGAGGCGCACGAGCTGCTGGTGCCGGGAATGCGCGGGCTGGTGCGCGTGCTGGGCGGCCCGGGGACCGGTAAGAGCAGCCTGCTGGTCGAGGCCGCGGTTGCGCATATCGCTGCGGGTGCCGATCCGGAATCGGTTCTGCTACTTACCGGTTCAGGCCGGCTGGGGATACGCGCACGCAGCGCGTTGACGTCGGCGTTGCTGCGGTCGAGCGGGATTGGATCCGGCCGGTCCGCGGTCCGCGAGCCGCTGGTGCGTACCGTGCACGGCTACGCCTATGCACTATTACGACGGAACGCGGAACGTACTGGTGACGGGCCGCCGCGGCTGCTCACCAGTGCCGAACAGGATGCGATCATCCGGGAGCTGCTAGCCGGCGACATCGAGGACGCAGTGGACTCCCAATCCGTCTGGCCGCCGGATCTGTGGCCGGCGCTGAGCACCGCCGGATTCGCCAACGAATTGCGGAATCTGTTGGCACGCTGCTTCGAACGTGGCGTAGACCCGTGGGATCTGGAGCGGCTGGGCCGTCGCTGCGGGCGCCCAGAATGGATTGCCGCCGGCCGCTTCGCCCGCCAATACGAGCAGGTGATGTTGCTGCGTTCGGCGGCCGGGATGGCGGCGCCACAAGCGACGGCACGGGCATTGGGGGCCGCTGAACTCGTCGGGGCGGCGTTGGAGGCCTTCGCGGTCGATCCGGGACTGCTGGCAGCCGAGCGCGCCCGTGTCCGGCTGCTGCTGGTCGACGATGCTCAGCAACTCGATCCGCAGGCAGCCCGGCTGGTCCGGGCGCTGGCCGCGGGCACCGAACGTGCCGTGGTGGCGGGTGACCCGAACCAGGCCGTATTCGGTTTCCGCGGCGGCGAGCCCGCCGGGTTACTGGGCGGCGCTGTCGAGGGCGGACGCATAGTGACCTTGACGGTGTCGCACCGCTGCGCGCCCGCGGTGGCGCGTGCCGTCAGTGGCATCACCCGGCGGTTGCCCGGTGGCAGCGCCGGAAAACAGATCGAGGGCAACGGGGAACAGGACGGTTCGGTTGCCGTGCGGCTGGCCGCCTCAGCGCATGCCGAAGCGGCGATGATTGCCGATACCCTGCGACGAGCCCATGTGATCGACGGGGTGCCGTGGTCGCAGATGGCGGTGATCGTCAGGTCGGTGCCGCGCGCCGCCGCACGGCTGCCCCGGGCGCTGGCTGCCGCCGGAGTTCCGGTGGCCATGCCGGCGATCGGCGGGTCGTTGTCGGAGGAGCCCGCTCCGGCTGCGCTGCTCACGGTTTTGGCCGCCACCGCTGACGGGCTCACCGGTGAGCGGGCATTGGCGCTGCTCACCGGGCCCATCGGCCGCGTCGACCCGGTTACACTCCGCCGGCTACGGCGGACGCAGCAGCGCGGCCGGTCCGGCGGTTCACCGGGTGATTTCGGTGACTTACTGGCACAGACACTTTCCCCCGAAGCCGAATCGCACCCGCAGTTCTCAGGGCCGCAGGCCGGTCCGCTGCGGCGAGTGCGTGCGGTGCTCGCCGCGGCCGGACGGTGTCACCGTCAGGGTCAAGATCCGCGGTACACGCTGTGGGCGGCGTGGCACCGCTCAGGTCTTCAAAGTCGTTGGCTCGCAGCCAGCGAGCGCGGCGGCCCGGCGGGTGTCCAGGCCGCGCGGGATCTGGAAGCGGTGACCGCCTTGTTCGACATCACCGACCAGTACGTCTCCCGAACTTCGGGTGCGTCGCTGCGCGGACTCATCGAGCATGTCACAGCTCTGCAGCTGCCGCGCGTGAGCGCCGAGCCGGTATCGCGGACAGAACAGGTGACGGTGCTCAGCGCGCACGCCGCCCTGGGCCACGAATGGGATCTCGTCGTCATCGCGGGATTGCAGGAAGGGCTGTGGCCCAACACAATTCCGCGCGGTGGCGTGTTGGCTACCCAGCGGCTGCTCGATGAACTCGACGGTGTCACCCAAAACGCCTCTGCCCGGGCGCCGCTGCTGGCCGAGGAACGCCGGCTTTTGGTGGCCGCCATGGGTCGGGCACGGCGCCGGTTGCTGGTGACAGCCGTCGACAACGACGCCGGCGGAGGCGGCCAGGAACCGGCGCTACCGTCGGCATTCTTTTTCGAGATCGCCCGTTTGGCTGATGGTGGCGGCGAACCCGCGGCGGCGCAGCCGGAGCCGGCACCGCGTGTCCTCTCGGCCGCGGCGGTGGTGGGTCGGTTACGGGCTGTCGTGTGTGCACCTGACGGCACGGTCGATGACGCTGCTCGGGCATGTGCGGCAACGCAATTGGCGCGGTTGGCCACGGCCGGTGTGCCAGGGGCCGACCCGGACGGGTGGCACGGGCTGATCCCGGTCAGCACCAGTGAACCGCTGTACGGCAGTGGGGATGTCATCACGTTGACGCCGTCGAGCCTTCAGACGCTGAGCGAGTGTCCCTTACGGTGGCTGACCGAACGCCACGGCGGAGCCAAGCCGCGTGAGCTGCGCTCCACCGTCGGTTCGGTGCTACACGCGCTGATCGCCGGGCCGGGCAGAAGTGAAGCACAACTGCTGGCCGAGTTGGACCGGGTGTGGCAGCGGTTGCCCTTCGACGCGAGCTGGTATTCCTCCAATGAGCTTGCCCGGCACCGCGCGATGATCCAGTCGTTTGTCGAGTGGCGAGCGCAGACCCGTGGTGAGTTGACCGAGGTCGGTGTCGAGATCGAGGTGGACGGCGTCCTGCAGAACCGCCGCGACGACGGCGGAAAGATTCGGCTGCGCGGCCGCGTCGATCGGCTCGAACGCGACGGCGCGGGTCGGCTGGTGATTGTCGACGTCAAAACCGGCAAGACACCGGTGAGCAAAGACGATGCCCAACAGCATGCGCAACTGGCGATGTATCAGCTGGCGGTCGCCGAAGGGATGGTGCCCGCAGGCGACGAGCCCGGTGGTGCGCGTCTGGTCTATCCCGGGAAGTGCGGTCCGACCGGCGCCACTGAACGCGAGCAGGATCCGTTGACGCCGGCCGCTCGTGATCAATGGCGCGGTCTGGTACGGCAGGCTGCTGAGGCGATGGCCGGGCCGCAGTTCATCGCCCGACGCAACGACGGTTGCTCGAACTGCCCGATCCGGCCGTTTTGCCCGGCACACACCGACAGATCACCGCTGTGAGAAATGCCCGCCACAGCGCCGCCGAATTAGCTTGTGCACTGGGGCTTTTCCCGCCCACGCAGGAGCAGGAGGCCGTGATCGCGGCGCCGCCGGGCCCACTGGTGGTCATCGCCGGGGCCGGAGCCGGCAAGACCGAGACGATGGCGGCGCGGGTGGTGTGGTTGATTGCCAACGGCTACGCCGAACCCGGCCAGGTGCTGGGCCTGACGTTCACCCGTAAGGCCGCCGGCCAACTGCTGCGCCGCGTCCGGTCTCGA
The nucleotide sequence above comes from Mycobacterium pseudokansasii. Encoded proteins:
- a CDS encoding DUF3152 domain-containing protein, with amino-acid sequence MTSTRPPGGTARVPVLREPWREPLRAQRDPLRQAAGRPRVDRDRPRQWRKQTWVGRFVSTYGWRAYALPILIVLTAVVVYQTVTGTASPKSAVAATIHDPPSIGSVGTAIIDTPPRGLVAFDANLPAGTLPDGGPFTEGGEKSWRVVPGITPQIGQGTVKVFKYTVEIENGLDPTMYGGDNAFAQMIDQTLANPKGWTHDRQFGFIRIDGTDKAKPDFRISLVSPLTVREGCGYEFRLETSCYNPSFGADRQARVFINEARWVRGAVPFEGDVGSYRQYVINHEVGHAIGYLRHEPCDKQGGLAPVMMQQTFSTSDDDAAKFDPEWVKADGKTCRFNPWPYPIA
- the moeZ gene encoding adenylyltransferase/sulfurtransferase MoeZ is translated as MSTSLPPLVEPAPALSREEVARYSRHLIIPDLGVDGQKRLKNARVLVIGAGGLGSPTLLYLAAAGVGTIGIIDFDVVDESNLQRQIIHGVADIGRSKAQSARDSIVAINPLIDVQLHEYRLEPGNAVDLFRQYDLILDGTDNFATRYLVNDAAILAGKPYVWGSIYRFEGQVSVFWEDAPNGMGLNYRDLYPEPPPPGMVPSCAEGGVLGIICASIASVMGTEAIKLITGLGETLLGRLMIYDALEMTYRTIRIRKDPSTPKITELVDYEQFCGAVSDDGAHAASGSTITPRELRALMDSGKKLALIDVREPVEWDIVHIDGATLIPQSSIKSGEGLAKLPQDRMPVLYCKTGVRSAEALAAVKKAGFADAVHLQGGIVAWARQMQPDMVMY
- a CDS encoding TIGR02569 family protein, whose amino-acid sequence is MSVEPPPEHVLAAFGLTGVQPASLGSSWEGGWRCGEVVLSMVADHARAAWSARVRETLFVDGVRLARPVRSTDGRYVVSGWRADTFVAGTPEARHDEVVSAAVRLHEATSKLERPRFLTQGPTTPWAEVDVFIAADRAAWEERPLQSIPPGARSSSPTADADRSIDLINQLATLRKLTRSPNQVVHGDLYGTVLFVGAAAPGITDITPYWRPASWAAGVVVVDALSWGEADDGLIERWSALPEWPQMLLRALMFRLAVHALHPRSTAEAFPGLARTAALVRLML
- a CDS encoding MGMT family protein, whose protein sequence is MAPVTDEQIERVRLLVAAIPPGRVATYGDIASVAGLSSPRIVGWIMRTDSADLPWHRVITASGRPARHLTTRQLELLRAEGVLSTDGRVPLGQVRYEFPPALSEH
- a CDS encoding alpha/beta fold hydrolase → MSADLHVHRYGPSGPVQVLTIHGVTEHGQCWELLADRLPETTIAAPDLLGHGRSSWAAPWTIDANVSALAALLDEQADGPVVVVGHSFGGAVALRLSAVRPDLVSALVLLDPAVGLDGSRVREVVDGMVAFPDYPHPAAARAEKATGAWADVDPAVLDAELAEHLVVLPNGRYSWRMSLPAMVCYWSELARDIVLPPAGTPTTLVRAGRADPRYVSDELVAALGQRLGADLVLHEFDCGHMVPQAKPADVAALIRQHLATPSPWHR
- a CDS encoding Hsp20/alpha crystallin family protein yields the protein MVLMRSDPFRAFDRWTEQVLGTPARPAVMPMDAWQEEGQFIVEFDLPGVDPDSLDLDVERNVLTVRAKRPDVDREHEMVAAERPRGVFSRQLFLGDTLDTDRIEASYHDGVLRLTIPIAEKAKPRRIEIGHNGERTPINA
- a CDS encoding J domain-containing protein, translated to MIDPYAVLGVPPTATQTEITHAYRRQLRRCHPDLRSGEPDSGADERLRHVLAAYRVLRDPQQRNDYDRAIARVRKHRPPARIAVRRDGSAHVGAALWAGPVRWHR
- a CDS encoding ATP-dependent DNA helicase, translating into MSLSWGAEAHELLVPGMRGLVRVLGGPGTGKSSLLVEAAVAHIAAGADPESVLLLTGSGRLGIRARSALTSALLRSSGIGSGRSAVREPLVRTVHGYAYALLRRNAERTGDGPPRLLTSAEQDAIIRELLAGDIEDAVDSQSVWPPDLWPALSTAGFANELRNLLARCFERGVDPWDLERLGRRCGRPEWIAAGRFARQYEQVMLLRSAAGMAAPQATARALGAAELVGAALEAFAVDPGLLAAERARVRLLLVDDAQQLDPQAARLVRALAAGTERAVVAGDPNQAVFGFRGGEPAGLLGGAVEGGRIVTLTVSHRCAPAVARAVSGITRRLPGGSAGKQIEGNGEQDGSVAVRLAASAHAEAAMIADTLRRAHVIDGVPWSQMAVIVRSVPRAAARLPRALAAAGVPVAMPAIGGSLSEEPAPAALLTVLAATADGLTGERALALLTGPIGRVDPVTLRRLRRTQQRGRSGGSPGDFGDLLAQTLSPEAESHPQFSGPQAGPLRRVRAVLAAAGRCHRQGQDPRYTLWAAWHRSGLQSRWLAASERGGPAGVQAARDLEAVTALFDITDQYVSRTSGASLRGLIEHVTALQLPRVSAEPVSRTEQVTVLSAHAALGHEWDLVVIAGLQEGLWPNTIPRGGVLATQRLLDELDGVTQNASARAPLLAEERRLLVAAMGRARRRLLVTAVDNDAGGGGQEPALPSAFFFEIARLADGGGEPAAAQPEPAPRVLSAAAVVGRLRAVVCAPDGTVDDAARACAATQLARLATAGVPGADPDGWHGLIPVSTSEPLYGSGDVITLTPSSLQTLSECPLRWLTERHGGAKPRELRSTVGSVLHALIAGPGRSEAQLLAELDRVWQRLPFDASWYSSNELARHRAMIQSFVEWRAQTRGELTEVGVEIEVDGVLQNRRDDGGKIRLRGRVDRLERDGAGRLVIVDVKTGKTPVSKDDAQQHAQLAMYQLAVAEGMVPAGDEPGGARLVYPGKCGPTGATEREQDPLTPAARDQWRGLVRQAAEAMAGPQFIARRNDGCSNCPIRPFCPAHTDRSPL